The following DNA comes from Dehalococcoidia bacterium.
GAAGCGGTGCCCGACCGACGAGTAGATCGCCGCTTCGAGTTCGAGGATCTTCTCCGCGAGTTCACGCGAGAGCGACCGCAGGAGAGCGGTATCGACGGCGATGCCGCATCGCTCCATCGCCGCCAGCACCGGCACAAGCGGCATCTCAATGTCGTAAAACAGCTGGCTCAGCCCCTGCGCCTCGATCTCGCGGGCGAGCACGTCGCGGCAGCGCGCGGTCGCGATGACATCGCGAGCAGCGTACGCCGCCGCCGGCTCGATAGCGACCTCCGCCATCGAGATCTGCTTCGCCCCTTTGCCGATCAAGTCGCTGATCGGCGTCATCTCCATGCCGAGCTTTGCTGCCGCAAGCTCTTTGAGCCCGAGCGCCCGCTCATTGAGCAGGTAGGCGGCGATCATCGTGTCGAAGCGCAGGCCGGCGACCTCGACGCCATGTTCTGCGAGCACGATCAGGTCGTATTTGCCGTTATGGGCGATTTTCGGCTTAGCCGGATCGGCCATCACCGGCTTAAGACGGGCGACAACAAGGTCAAGGGGCAGCTGCCCTGCCGCCGCGGACGGCGCGAGCAGAGCGGCAGCGGGCCCGTGCTTGGCAGGCACCACCTGCAGCGCCGGGCCGTCGACATGCCCGACGGGGATGTAGAACGCCTCGTCACCCGGCAGCGGGAGGAGCGCGATCCCGACGAGGCGCGCCTGCATCGCCTCCCGACTGTCCGTCTCGGTGTCGAGCACAATCTCCTCCGCCGAGGCCAGTATCCGCTCCAATCGTTCCAAGTCGGCTTCGGTGCGGACAATGGTGGGGGGCGGCGCACTGCCTGCCGCCTGCGCCGCCGCCGGAAACATCGCCAGCTGCACCTCAGAGCGCGCACGCTCGCTCAGGCCCGGAAGCGTCTGCACCCGCCCCAGCAAGCTCCGAAACTCCATCTCCCGGAAAAACTCGGTGATCTTCGCGAGATCGAACGGGCCCACCGCGCTCGCGTCAAGGTCCAGGGTGACCGGCGCATCGCGCACGATCGTCGCAAGGCGCTTTGAGAAGAGGACGTTGTCGCGATGGGCCGCGAGAGCCTCCCGAATGCGGGTAGGGGTGACCTCCTCGAGATGATCCAGAATTCCCTCGACAGAGCCAAACTGCTGGAGCAGCTTCGCCGCAGTCTTTTCCCCGATCCCCGGGACCCCCTTGAGATTGTCAGAGGGGTCGCCGACGAGCGCTTTCAAATCCGGAATTTGGTGCGGCGCAATCCCGTAGCGCTCGCGGATTGCCGCCGGCGTGTACAGCACCGTGTCGGTGAACCCCTTTCGGCTCGTGAGCACCGAGATATGGTCGTCGATCAGCTGAAAGGTATCCTGGTCGCCGGTGACAATGATGGTGTCGAGACCGCGCTCTTCAATCTGGCGGCTGAGCGTGCCGATGATGTCGTCGGCCTCGTAGCCTTCGGCCTCGTAGTAGGGGATGCCAAAAGCGGTGACAAGCTGGCGCACGCGGGGGATCTGAGCGCGCAAGTCAGGGTCGCCGGCAGGGCGGTTCGCCTTGTAGTCGGCATACTCTGCATGCCGAAACGTCGGCGCCGGCAGATCGAACGCGAACGCAAGGTAGCTCGGCTGATAGTCGGCGAGGAGGCGAAGCAGCATCGTCGCGACCCCAAACACGGCGCCCGATGGTTCGCCAGTGCGCTGCACGGTGAGGGGCGGCATTGCGTGATATGCCCGGTGAACCAACGCATGACCATCAAAGAGCAGGAACAGACCGGGACGATCCGCCATGCACGAGCCTCCTCCGCGGGCTGGATGAAGTATAGTCCGCCGGCCGGCACCCTCTGCCTCGCTTCCGCGCAGCGCAGGGAGCAGAAAAGCGCTCGCTATTGCTGAGAGCGGCCGGGACGCGCGGAGACCTTCCTGCGCTGGGCAGGCGCATCGGCCTGCGCTGCCGGCTGCCGGCGGCGCAGGCGCCGCTGAGCGGGGTCTGAGGGTGACCCCACGTGTGCTGGCGCGCGAAGAGGACGCAGCCGCTGCAGCACCCGACCATCCGGAGCGAGCAGCGCAATCTCCGCCTCGTCCGAGGAGCGCCGCTCCGGCTGCCACGGAGGGAGGGCTTCCTCGTGCTCGACGCCGATCAAGAGATAGCCAGGCTGAATGCGCTTGTCACCCCGGAGGGTGATCCGACTGAATGGCTCCAGCTCGCTCGCGGCGACAAGACAGACATTGGGGGCAACACCGAACCGCTCCAGATAGCGCGCCGCCGCCGCGTCGATCCGGTCGGCGAGCGGCACCATGCGGTTAGGCTCGTACCACAGCAGTCCCATCTCTACCATTTGGCGCTCCTAAGAACATTTGTTCGAATTCTAGCGAAGCGAGGCCGGCCCCGCAAGCGCTCTCCGTTCTGATATGCTGGTTGCCCGCGATCACTCCCTAGGGAGGAGCCGTCCGTGGACCGGGAAGCGCTGAAAACTCGCGTGCTCGAGGCGATCGACCGCGAAGGAGAACGGGCGATCGCTCTCACCAAGGCGATTGGACGCGAGGCAGAGCTCGGCTATAAGGAGGAGCGGACTGCCGCCAAAGTGCGCCGCGCGTTTGAGGCGCTGCAGCTTCCCTACCGGGCTGGTCTCGCCCTCACGGGGGTCAAGGCGGTCCTGCGCGGCGCGCGGCCCGGACCGACGGTCGCCATTCTCGGCGAACTGGACGGTCTGCCCATTCGCGAGCATCCGGATTGGAACCCGGAGACGGGCGCCGTTCATGCGTGCGGGCACAATGCGCAGATCGGCTCTCTCATCGCTGCCGCCAGCGGCCTCCTCGAGGTGCGGGAGCATCTTGCCGGCAACGTCGTGTTCTTCGCAGTGCCGGCCGAGGAGGCGGTTGAAGTCGAGTGGCGCCTGAGCCAGAAAGCGGCAGGAAGGATCGAATTCCTCGGCGGCAAGGCAGAGCTGATCCGGCTTGGGGAGTTTGACGACATTGACCTCGCGATGATGGTCCACACCAGCCCGCAAGCGAGCGACGGGCTGCTTGTCACCAGCGACACGTCGAACGGCCACGTGATCAAGTTCGTCCGGTTCCTCGGCAGGAGCGCGCACGCGGCCGGTGCTCCCCACCACGGCATCAATGCCTTGCGTGCCGCCATGCTCGCCCTGATGGCGATCGACGCCCAGCGCGAGACGTTCAAGGACGCCGACACCGTCCGGATCCATCCCATCCTGACGAAAGGGGGCGATGTCGTCAACGCCATCCCCGCTGATGTGCGCTTGGAGAGCTTCGTCCGCGGCAAGACTGTCGACGCAATCGACGATGCCAACCGCAAGTTCGATCGCGCGATGCGCGCCGGCGCGCTTGCGCTCGGCGCGGCGGTGGAGATCACCACCCTGCCGGGGTACCTCCCGCTCCACCAGAACCAAGCGATGCTCGACCTGTTCCGCCACAACGCCGCGCGGATTGTCGGGGCCGCACAGGTTGGGCGCAAAGGCCATATCGCCGCCGGCACCGACATGGGCGATGTCTCTCAGATCATGCCCGCCATCCACCCGTCGGCCGCGGGCGCCGCGGGCACCGGCCATGGCGCCGACTACCGCATCGAAAACTACGAGCACGCGGTGCTCAACCCGGGGAAGGCGCTGGCGCTCACCGCGCTCGACCTCCTCCTCGACGATGCCGCCAAAGCGCGCGAGATCCTCGCCCGCGACCGCCCGCGGATGTCGAAAGAGGAGTATCTCGCCTTCCTCCGCCAGATGGACCGCATTCAGCTGTTCCGCGAATAATCGGTCGAACCGCGCTGCTCTGGGAGGCTCGCTCCGTGGCGAGTGTGGAAACCTTCTCGCCCGCAATGCTGGAAACATATTTTCGCTCGCGCCGCCTTGCCTATCAGCGCGACGCAGACGGGGATTACCGCGTTGCGTTCGCCTACGACGAGGAGCTCGGCTGTGCCCTTGACTGCTGGTTCCTGATCGGCGGACGCGACCGGCAGATCCTCGCCTTCCGCGCCGTCGGGCTGCGGCCCATTCCCCGTTCCGAGTTCAGCCGCGTGATAGAACTCTGCAACGAGTGGAACCGGGACCGCCGCTGGCCGAAGGCGTATCTCTACGCGCGCGCCCCCGATGACCCTGAGGGAGCAATCTACCTCGAAGAGAATATCGACCTCGCTCCCGGCATCCATCAGGACCTGCTCGACGACTGGCTCGACACCATGCGGTCGGCGGCGGTGGAGTTCTGGATCTGGGCGCACCGGGAGAAAGGCCTCTAGGAAGAGCGGCGGCAAGAGCGGCGCTTTCGGCTCTCGCGCCTCAGGCGAGGAAGCGGATTGTCCGAAAGAATCGCTCCCTCGGTTATTAACCCCTTGGAATCGGCATGTTCTCTCGAGTAGGCTCCCGGTGGCATCCCCTCGCAGCTCAGGAAGGCACCGTGTCGGCGCGGAGCAGTGCTATGCCGAACCAATCCTCGCATCTCGCGCCTCCTCGAGCGCTCACTGTAGTCGCAACCGTCACTCCCGCATTCCTCGCCGATTTCGAGAGCGCGCTTGCCCCGTTCTCGCCCCCGACTTGGCGCGTGAACTACGTGGTCCGCAATCTCGGGCCAGCGGAGTGTCCCACCTTCGATGTTGTCCTCCTCGTCGATGGGGCTCCGCTCGAGCGCCACCGCTATCCGTCGGGACTGGACGCCGGCCGCGCGCTTGCGAGCTATTTCCGCCTTCCGGCTCGGCTGCTCGACGAGGGGCGCGCGACGATCGCCGTTCGGGTCGAGAGCCCGAGCGGGGTCCCATGCTGTCAAGCGGCTGCCACCTCGCCGCCGAGCTGAGGCCTGCTCTCTCGGTTGTATGACATGTCGAATACTGGCCCGACGGCGGTGATATAATCGTCGGGATGACGTTTACCGACAGCAGGCACCTTGGTCCCGCGCACCGGACACGTTCGTCCACTCAGCGCCACCTTGCCGCTCGTCGCGCTTCCACATGCAGGGGGAATGGATGACTCGACCCACCACGCTCGGCCAGCTCCGCGCGAGCGGGTATCAACCTCGTTCGGTCAAGGAGGAGATGAGGAACAACCTCATCGCCAAGCTTCGGGCTGGAGAAACGCTCTTCCCCGGGATCTACGGCTACGAGGAAACGGTCATCCCGCAGATCGAGAGCGCGATCCTCTCCGGCCATGACATTGTGCTGCTTGGAGAGCGTGGCCAAGCGAAAACGCGCATCGCGCGCAGCCTCGTTCAGCTCCTCGATGAAGAGATCCCGGCCATTGCCGACACCGAACTGCACGAGGACCCCTTCAACCCGATCACCGCGCAGGGGCGTCGGATTGTCGAGGAGATGGGGGACGACACCCCTATCGTCTGGATCCCGCGGGATCGCCGCTACGGCGAGAAGCTCGCAACGCCCGACACCACCATCGCCGACCTGATCGGCGAGGTCGACCCGATCAAGGTCGCGGAGGGCCGCTACCTCTCCGACGAATACGTGATCCATTACGGGCTGATCCCGCGCACAAATCGCGGCATCTTCTGCATCAACGAGCTGCCCGACCTCGCCGAGCGGATCCAGGTCGGCCTGCTGAACATCATGGAAGAGCGCGATGTCCAAATTCGGGGCTACAAAATCCGCCTTCCGCTCGATCTGTTCGTGGTCGCCAGTGCCAACCCCGAAGACTATACCAACCGCGGCCGGATCATCACGCCGCTCAAAGATCGCTTCGGCTCCCAGATCCGCACTCACTATCCGCGAACGCTCGAGCACGAGATCGACATCATGGAAGCGGAACGCCAAACCTTCCCCTCCGAGGGATACGAGCTTGTCGTTCCGCGCTACATGAAGGAGATCATCGCCGAGTTCACGCACCTCGCGCGTAAGAGCCCCGACATCAGCCAGCGCTCCGGCGTCTCGGCGCGGGTATCGATTTCGAACTACGAGAACCTCCTGTCGAGCGCGTTTCGCCGCTCGGTACGGCTCGGGGAACGCCAAGTGACGCCCCGGATCAGCGACCTGCCGGCAATCCTCGCCTCAACCACCGGGAAGATCGAGCTCGAGTCGTCCGGTGACCAGCGAGAAGAGAAGGTCGTCGACAAGCTGATCCAAGGCGCGATCCTTAATGTCTGGAAGCGCTACTTCTTGCTCCAGGAGTTCGACGACGTCATCCAGCGCTTCGAAAATGGCCTGACAGTCGAGGTGAGCGACTCCGCCCCCTCGATGTCGTACGTTCAGCAGCTGAGCGATGTCCAGAGCCTCAAGAGCGCCGTCGCCAAACTCGGCGCCACCGGCTCGCCAGCGAGCATTGCCGCTGCAGTTGAGTTCATCCTCGAAGGTCTCCACCTTAACCGCAAGCTGAATAAGGACCGCGTTGCGGGCGCGCTCCGGTACCGGAGGTAAGCCATGCCCTACACCTTCAAGTATTCGCGCTGGGATGGAACGCAGCGGGTCGCGCCGTTCGATGCCGAGGACCTGCTCGAAGCGATGGCCGACGACCTGATGGCGGATGGCGACCTGAAGCGGGCGCTTCGGAAGCTGATGCACTGGGGCGGCGAGAACCGGTTCGGCGAAAAGATCATGGGGCTCCAAGACCTGATCGAACGGCTGCGCCAGCGCCGCCGCCGTGAACTCGACCGCTACGACCTCGGCTCGGTCGTCGACGAAATTCGCGAGCGCTTGGAGCGCATCAAGCAGCTTGAGCGCGAAGGAATCCAGCGCAAGCTCGACGAAGCGCGGGGCATCTCCCAGCGCGGTGACGCGCCCTCACCCGACAGGAGCGAGGAGCCGACGGCAGCCGACGACCTCGAGGCACTCCAAGGGTTGGAAGGGATGTCGGGCGAGCGCGCCGACGAGGGCGAAGACGGCACCCGCGCCGCCGCCGGCGGAGAGGAGAGCGGCGGCAGCCGCCAGCGCGGCAATCGATCGGCAGGCGGCCAGCACGGCAGCCAAGGCGGCCAGCCCGGCGCGCCGAGCGGCAGTCCCGATGCCTTCCGGGAGATGCTCGAGCGGCTGGCGCAGCGCAAGCTCGAGTATCTCGACCAGCTGCCCAGCGACCTCGGCGGTCAGATCAAAGCGCTCTCCGAATACGAGTTCATGGACCCGACCGCGCGCCAGCAGTTCCAAGAGCTGCTCGAAATGCTGCAGAAGCACATGCTGAACAACATGTTCCGCGGCATGCAGCAGGCACTTCAGAGCATGACGCCCCAGCAGCGCCAAGGGCTGCGCGACATGCTGCGCGATCTCAACCAGATGCTGCGCGACGCGGCGATGGGGCAGCGCCCGAACTTTGAGCAGTTCATGCAGCGCCACGGCCACTTCTTCCCGCCCGGGATCTCCAGCCTCGAAGAGCTGCTGGAGCATCTCGCCCGGTCGATGGCGCAGATGCAGTCGCTTCTCAACAGCATGTCGCCTGAGCAGCGAGAGCAGCTGCAGAGCGCTATGGAAGGGCTGCTCAGCGACCCCGAACTGCGCGAGCAGCTCACCGAGCTCTCGCTGATGCTCCAGCAGCTGATGCCTGGCCAGTTTCTGCCCCAGCGCTATCCCTTCCGGGGCGACGACTCGCTCACCTTTGAGCAAGCGATGCGCCTGATGGAGCAGCTGCAGGAGATGGACGAACTGGAGCGCGACCTCAAGTCCGTCCGTGACTACCAAGACCTCGAGGCGATTGACCCGGACCGGGTGCGCGAACTGCTCGGCGAGGAAGAAGCCACCGGCCTCGAGGACCTGCGGTCGCTCGCCCAGACCCTAGAAGAGGCGGGGCTGGTTGAGCGCCAAGACGGCAAACTGCAGCTCACTCCCCGCGCGATCCGCAAGATCGGCGACAAAGCGCTGCGCGACATCTTCAGCAACCTGAAGCGCAACGGCTTCGGGAACCATCAGGTGCGCGAGCAGCGGGGCGTCGGCGGCGAGCGGCTGGACGAGACCAAGCCGTATGAATTCGGCGACCCGATGCAGATTGACATCGGCCGCACCGTCATGAACAGCGTCATCCGCTCTGGCAGAGGGACGCCGCTTCGTCTTCATCCCGAGGATTTCGAGGTCTACCGCAACGAACTCGCCACTCAGTCGGCGACGGTGCTGCTCCTCGACATGAGCCGCTCGATGCTGCTGCGCGGCTGCTTCCTCGCCGCTAAGAAAGTGGCGATGGCGCTCGAGAGCCTGATCAAAACCCAATACCCCAAGGACCAGCTGCTCGTTGTCGGCTTCTCCTACATCGC
Coding sequences within:
- the polA gene encoding DNA polymerase I, whose amino-acid sequence is MADRPGLFLLFDGHALVHRAYHAMPPLTVQRTGEPSGAVFGVATMLLRLLADYQPSYLAFAFDLPAPTFRHAEYADYKANRPAGDPDLRAQIPRVRQLVTAFGIPYYEAEGYEADDIIGTLSRQIEERGLDTIIVTGDQDTFQLIDDHISVLTSRKGFTDTVLYTPAAIRERYGIAPHQIPDLKALVGDPSDNLKGVPGIGEKTAAKLLQQFGSVEGILDHLEEVTPTRIREALAAHRDNVLFSKRLATIVRDAPVTLDLDASAVGPFDLAKITEFFREMEFRSLLGRVQTLPGLSERARSEVQLAMFPAAAQAAGSAPPPTIVRTEADLERLERILASAEEIVLDTETDSREAMQARLVGIALLPLPGDEAFYIPVGHVDGPALQVVPAKHGPAAALLAPSAAAGQLPLDLVVARLKPVMADPAKPKIAHNGKYDLIVLAEHGVEVAGLRFDTMIAAYLLNERALGLKELAAAKLGMEMTPISDLIGKGAKQISMAEVAIEPAAAYAARDVIATARCRDVLAREIEAQGLSQLFYDIEMPLVPVLAAMERCGIAVDTALLRSLSRELAEKILELEAAIYSSVGHRFNINSTQQLGAVLFEELKLPSARRTKTGYSTDAQVLEELRGLHPVVEQILEYRQLTKLKATYVDALPALINPKTGRIHTNFNQTVARTGRLSSSEPNLQNIPVRTPLGRRIRQAFIAGRPGAVLLSADYSQIELRVLAHMSRDPRLVEAFERGEDIHAATAAAIFRVPLEDVTPDQRRVAKTTNFGIIYGISDFGLAERTELSRKEAAEFIRTYFETYPGIKEYLERTKAEARQGRVQTLTGRYQLFSEREILSPNPSVRGAAERTAINMPIQGTAADIIKIAMIRLHEELRRREIDCGLLLQVHDELVLEIDEHRLKEVAALVREVMEHAFPLSVPLQVEVKAGKNWDEMTPVHG
- a CDS encoding amidohydrolase, producing the protein MDREALKTRVLEAIDREGERAIALTKAIGREAELGYKEERTAAKVRRAFEALQLPYRAGLALTGVKAVLRGARPGPTVAILGELDGLPIREHPDWNPETGAVHACGHNAQIGSLIAAASGLLEVREHLAGNVVFFAVPAEEAVEVEWRLSQKAAGRIEFLGGKAELIRLGEFDDIDLAMMVHTSPQASDGLLVTSDTSNGHVIKFVRFLGRSAHAAGAPHHGINALRAAMLALMAIDAQRETFKDADTVRIHPILTKGGDVVNAIPADVRLESFVRGKTVDAIDDANRKFDRAMRAGALALGAAVEITTLPGYLPLHQNQAMLDLFRHNAARIVGAAQVGRKGHIAAGTDMGDVSQIMPAIHPSAAGAAGTGHGADYRIENYEHAVLNPGKALALTALDLLLDDAAKAREILARDRPRMSKEEYLAFLRQMDRIQLFRE
- a CDS encoding YbjN domain-containing protein; translation: MASVETFSPAMLETYFRSRRLAYQRDADGDYRVAFAYDEELGCALDCWFLIGGRDRQILAFRAVGLRPIPRSEFSRVIELCNEWNRDRRWPKAYLYARAPDDPEGAIYLEENIDLAPGIHQDLLDDWLDTMRSAAVEFWIWAHREKGL
- a CDS encoding AAA family ATPase, with amino-acid sequence MTRPTTLGQLRASGYQPRSVKEEMRNNLIAKLRAGETLFPGIYGYEETVIPQIESAILSGHDIVLLGERGQAKTRIARSLVQLLDEEIPAIADTELHEDPFNPITAQGRRIVEEMGDDTPIVWIPRDRRYGEKLATPDTTIADLIGEVDPIKVAEGRYLSDEYVIHYGLIPRTNRGIFCINELPDLAERIQVGLLNIMEERDVQIRGYKIRLPLDLFVVASANPEDYTNRGRIITPLKDRFGSQIRTHYPRTLEHEIDIMEAERQTFPSEGYELVVPRYMKEIIAEFTHLARKSPDISQRSGVSARVSISNYENLLSSAFRRSVRLGERQVTPRISDLPAILASTTGKIELESSGDQREEKVVDKLIQGAILNVWKRYFLLQEFDDVIQRFENGLTVEVSDSAPSMSYVQQLSDVQSLKSAVAKLGATGSPASIAAAVEFILEGLHLNRKLNKDRVAGALRYRR
- a CDS encoding VWA domain-containing protein, with product MPYTFKYSRWDGTQRVAPFDAEDLLEAMADDLMADGDLKRALRKLMHWGGENRFGEKIMGLQDLIERLRQRRRRELDRYDLGSVVDEIRERLERIKQLEREGIQRKLDEARGISQRGDAPSPDRSEEPTAADDLEALQGLEGMSGERADEGEDGTRAAAGGEESGGSRQRGNRSAGGQHGSQGGQPGAPSGSPDAFREMLERLAQRKLEYLDQLPSDLGGQIKALSEYEFMDPTARQQFQELLEMLQKHMLNNMFRGMQQALQSMTPQQRQGLRDMLRDLNQMLRDAAMGQRPNFEQFMQRHGHFFPPGISSLEELLEHLARSMAQMQSLLNSMSPEQREQLQSAMEGLLSDPELREQLTELSLMLQQLMPGQFLPQRYPFRGDDSLTFEQAMRLMEQLQEMDELERDLKSVRDYQDLEAIDPDRVRELLGEEEATGLEDLRSLAQTLEEAGLVERQDGKLQLTPRAIRKIGDKALRDIFSNLKRNGFGNHQVREQRGVGGERLDETKPYEFGDPMQIDIGRTVMNSVIRSGRGTPLRLHPEDFEVYRNELATQSATVLLLDMSRSMLLRGCFLAAKKVAMALESLIKTQYPKDQLLVVGFSYIARELKADTLTSLSWEEYEYGTNLQHGLQLAREWLAKSRSVNKEIIVITDGEPTAHFEGPRVSFAYPPTFRTIQETLKEVRRCTKERIVINTFMLETGEYLMSFVEQMTKINRGRAFYATPDKLGEYVLVDYVTNKSKRIR